In Deinococcus terrestris, one DNA window encodes the following:
- a CDS encoding glucose-1-phosphate adenylyltransferase family protein translates to MNRRIAGKTVLAIVLAGGKGSRLAPLTTERAKPAVPFLGTYRLIDFSLSNLVHSGVQDVWVIEQYLPHGLNDHLSGGRPWDLDRTRGGLVVMPPFSSPENEDGEFAQGNAHALAQHVRLMREFAPDVVLVMSADHIYKLDYSEVIREHVRREASVTMVTTDLPDEAQATRFGNVRANGEGKVTEFAYKPDEPLGRTVTAEVFVYDAAILMDTLEELEKQGELGDYGEELLPALVARGDAHAYPLEGYWMDVGTLDAYMQTHQDFLNGHGFELDTPDWPFITSSIARPPTRIHGSARLDHSYVCGGAVIAGEVIGSVVGPNAVVEEGASVRNSIVQPGAVVKAGARVSRAIVDQGAVVEADAVVGGQSANSRLSVIGAHSVVESGAKVGPGLIVEPRQTVRAGQEEKTTQPAERDDKAGK, encoded by the coding sequence GTGAATAGGCGCATCGCGGGAAAGACAGTGCTCGCCATCGTCCTCGCGGGAGGCAAAGGCAGTCGCCTCGCCCCGCTGACGACCGAACGGGCCAAGCCCGCAGTGCCCTTTCTGGGCACCTACCGCCTGATCGACTTCTCGCTGTCCAACCTTGTGCACAGCGGCGTGCAGGACGTGTGGGTGATCGAGCAGTACCTCCCGCACGGCCTCAACGACCACCTCTCGGGCGGGCGGCCCTGGGACCTCGACCGCACGCGGGGCGGGCTGGTGGTCATGCCGCCCTTTTCCAGCCCCGAGAACGAGGACGGCGAGTTCGCTCAGGGCAACGCCCACGCCCTCGCCCAGCATGTCCGGCTGATGCGCGAGTTCGCCCCCGACGTGGTGCTGGTCATGAGCGCCGACCACATCTACAAGCTGGACTACTCCGAGGTCATCCGCGAGCACGTCCGCCGGGAGGCCAGCGTCACGATGGTCACCACCGACCTGCCCGACGAGGCGCAGGCCACCCGCTTCGGCAACGTGCGGGCCAACGGCGAGGGCAAGGTCACCGAGTTTGCCTACAAGCCCGACGAGCCGCTGGGGAGGACCGTGACCGCCGAGGTCTTCGTGTACGACGCGGCCATTTTGATGGACACCCTGGAAGAGCTGGAAAAGCAGGGCGAACTGGGCGATTACGGCGAGGAACTGCTGCCCGCCCTCGTCGCGCGGGGGGACGCCCACGCCTACCCGCTGGAGGGCTACTGGATGGATGTGGGCACGCTGGACGCCTACATGCAAACCCACCAGGACTTTCTGAACGGCCACGGCTTTGAGCTGGACACCCCGGACTGGCCCTTCATCACCAGCTCCATCGCCCGGCCGCCGACGCGAATTCATGGCTCGGCGCGGCTGGACCACAGCTACGTCTGCGGCGGGGCCGTGATCGCAGGCGAGGTCATCGGCAGCGTGGTCGGCCCCAACGCGGTCGTGGAGGAGGGGGCCAGTGTGCGGAACAGCATCGTGCAGCCGGGGGCGGTGGTGAAGGCCGGAGCGCGGGTCAGCCGCGCCATCGTGGACCAGGGGGCAGTCGTGGAGGCGGACGCGGTGGTCGGCGGCCAGAGCGCCAACAGCCGCCTGAGCGTGATCGGGGCGCACAGCGTCGTGGAATCGGGCGCGAAGGTCGGCCCTGGCCTCATCGTGGAGCCGCGCCAGACTGTCCGCGCCGGGCAGGAGGAAAAGACCACGCAACCCGCAGAGCGGGACGACAAGGCCGGAAAGTAA
- the mqnC gene encoding cyclic dehypoxanthinyl futalosine synthase — protein MTADVQVRAGVLEKAASGVRLEAQELEALYTLPLPDVAAVAHGLRLERTPAEVVTFLIDRNINYTNICNVGCNFCAFYRTRRQNDSYVLDYEQISAKIRDLEAVGGTRILLQGGVNPALGLDYYTGLLRHVREHHPTIRIDAFSPEEVLFMEKSFGLSLDGLLDTLIDAGLHGLPGAGGEILEDEVRAKAAPARIRSADWFRIIDAAQRKGLYTIATMVIGFGETVAQRVRHLTRLREQQDRALREYGGNGFSGFALWTLQTEHTRLHGKAPGASAHEYLQQLAVARIALDNFPNLQASWPGQGFKVAQAALYYGANDLGSTMLEENVVSAAGGHGRHKATVRELVRIAVDAGFTPAIRNSRFQIIEWPDVDAVLGRAENNPEAERAVGA, from the coding sequence ATGACGGCGGACGTGCAAGTGAGGGCCGGGGTGCTGGAGAAAGCTGCCTCCGGGGTGCGGCTGGAGGCGCAGGAGCTGGAGGCGCTCTATACCCTGCCCCTGCCCGACGTGGCAGCGGTGGCACACGGGCTGCGGCTGGAGCGCACGCCCGCCGAGGTCGTCACTTTTCTGATCGACCGCAACATCAACTACACCAACATCTGCAACGTGGGCTGCAACTTCTGCGCCTTTTACCGCACCCGGCGCCAGAACGACAGCTACGTGCTGGACTACGAGCAGATCAGCGCCAAGATCCGTGACCTGGAGGCGGTGGGCGGCACCCGCATCCTGCTTCAGGGCGGGGTCAACCCGGCGCTGGGGCTGGACTATTACACCGGGCTGCTGCGGCACGTGCGCGAACATCACCCCACCATCCGCATCGACGCCTTCTCGCCCGAAGAAGTCCTCTTCATGGAAAAGAGCTTCGGTCTGAGCCTGGACGGGCTGCTCGACACCCTGATTGACGCAGGGCTGCACGGGCTGCCCGGCGCGGGCGGCGAGATTCTGGAGGACGAGGTGCGGGCGAAGGCCGCCCCCGCCCGCATCCGCAGCGCCGACTGGTTCCGCATCATCGACGCGGCGCAGCGCAAGGGGCTGTACACCATCGCCACGATGGTCATCGGCTTCGGGGAGACGGTCGCGCAGCGGGTGCGCCACCTCACCCGCCTGCGCGAGCAGCAGGACCGGGCGCTGCGCGAGTACGGCGGCAACGGCTTTTCCGGCTTCGCGCTGTGGACCCTCCAGACCGAGCACACCCGCCTGCACGGCAAGGCGCCCGGCGCCTCCGCGCACGAGTACCTCCAGCAACTCGCGGTCGCGCGAATCGCGCTGGATAACTTCCCCAACCTGCAAGCCTCGTGGCCGGGGCAGGGGTTCAAGGTGGCGCAGGCCGCGCTGTACTACGGGGCGAACGACCTCGGCTCCACCATGCTGGAGGAAAACGTCGTCTCGGCGGCGGGTGGGCACGGGCGGCATAAAGCCACGGTGCGCGAACTCGTGCGGATCGCCGTGGACGCGGGTTTCACTCCCGCCATTCGCAACAGCCGTTTCCAGATCATCGAGTGGCCCGACGTGGACGCGGTGCTGGGCCGGGCAGAGAACAACCCCGAGGCCGAGCGGGCGGTCGGGGCGTAG
- a CDS encoding GNAT family N-acetyltransferase → MGGSALAFLEATVEDAPQIAELLNAVILARDGTALTMPVSVEEERRYLDATLPRGWVLLALRGTDLLGFQSVQLFSGMLGEVGTYMAAQSRGQGIGRQLTERTAETMRNRQVSCLLAEIADANARGRRAYQSWGFRPARPGTVAALKSQPSEGKTYLELCLKG, encoded by the coding sequence ATGGGAGGTTCTGCTCTCGCGTTTCTTGAAGCTACGGTGGAGGACGCCCCGCAGATTGCCGAGCTTCTCAATGCCGTGATCCTGGCGAGGGATGGAACAGCGTTGACGATGCCCGTTTCCGTGGAGGAGGAGCGCCGTTACCTGGACGCCACTCTTCCGAGGGGCTGGGTTCTCCTAGCCCTGCGTGGCACGGACCTCTTGGGATTTCAGTCCGTCCAACTCTTCTCAGGAATGTTGGGGGAAGTGGGAACGTACATGGCCGCGCAGAGTCGCGGTCAAGGTATTGGCCGTCAGCTCACCGAGCGGACGGCCGAGACCATGCGGAACCGCCAGGTTTCCTGCCTGCTGGCGGAGATTGCGGACGCGAATGCAAGGGGGCGGCGTGCCTACCAGAGCTGGGGATTCCGACCCGCCAGACCCGGTACTGTTGCAGCGCTCAAGTCGCAGCCTTCGGAAGGCAAGACCTATCTTGAGCTGTGTCTCAAAGGCTGA
- the topA gene encoding type I DNA topoisomerase, with the protein MPRTLVIVESPAKARTIEKYLGKGYAVESSIGHIRDLPKSAADIPEKYKGKAWARLGLDVEDDFRPLYVVSPEKRQHVARLKKLAADADEIILATDDDREGESIAWHLYQELKPKVPVRRMVFHEITKEAIQQAIQNPRDIDTNLVEAQEARRALDRLYGYEVSPVLWKKVAPKLSAGRVQSVATRMLVERERERMRFVSAVWWDLVVTGRTAAGATFPARLTDVDGVRLATGKDFDPLTGRLKDSAGVRPLDEAAARALADGLTGQTLTVTSAEEKPFTQRPYAPFITSTLQQEGSRKLGFAATRTMRAAQRLYEGGYITYMRTDSTNLSGEAVNAARSQVKSMYGQDYLSPQPRVYAKKAKNAQEAHEAIRPAGSSFRTPDSLRGELSGDEWRLYDLIWKRTVACQMADARGRSLRVRLAGTATTGEAAGLSASGRTIDFPGFLRAYVEGSDDPAAALEDRETPLPPLKESERVTAESVKAEDHETQPPARYTEASLVQALEGAGIGRPSTYASILGTIQDRGYAVKKGQALVPTWTAFATSALLEGHFGNLVDYDFTARMEEALDDIAGGRAQRVPYLRRFYLGEGGEGMALRPLIDSKMGEIDARGIATIHVPRLAGSGIEVRVGRYGAYMQRGEEKVNLPDDLLPDDLTLEKAEDLFSRPTGDRVLGEDPATGHPVVARAGRYGPYVTLGDETPPIRSASLFPGDDPATVTLERALRLLSLPRLVGVAEGEEIWAQNGKFGPYLKRGNDSRSLATHEQLFTVTLPEAEALFMQPRFRARGAAAAPLRTFEYEGRAPILLKSGRFGPYLTDGERNATLRKGEDEASLTAERALEILEERGKEPKKKPGTRAAKTGAKSGARTGTAKKAAPRKAASGTATRKATGKTSASKTASKTAARKAPAKAATPKAPALTWADLKPHLGVLGDTERALVTATRDQGRKVEDVAPELGLDVKKAKGMALQASKKLNQAAREG; encoded by the coding sequence ATGCCCAGAACCCTCGTGATCGTCGAGTCGCCCGCCAAGGCGAGAACCATCGAGAAGTACCTCGGAAAGGGGTACGCGGTGGAGTCCTCCATCGGGCATATCCGTGACCTGCCCAAGAGCGCCGCCGACATTCCCGAGAAGTACAAGGGCAAGGCCTGGGCGCGGCTCGGGCTGGACGTGGAGGACGATTTCCGACCCCTGTACGTCGTCTCCCCGGAAAAGCGCCAGCACGTCGCCCGGCTCAAGAAGCTGGCGGCAGACGCCGACGAGATCATTCTGGCGACCGACGACGACCGCGAGGGCGAGAGCATCGCCTGGCACCTGTATCAGGAACTCAAGCCCAAGGTGCCCGTGCGCCGGATGGTCTTCCACGAGATCACCAAGGAAGCCATTCAGCAGGCCATCCAGAACCCCCGCGACATCGACACCAACCTCGTGGAGGCGCAGGAGGCCCGCCGGGCGCTGGACCGCTTGTACGGGTACGAGGTCAGTCCAGTCCTGTGGAAGAAGGTCGCGCCCAAGCTCAGCGCGGGCCGCGTGCAGTCGGTGGCGACCCGGATGCTCGTCGAGCGCGAGCGTGAGCGGATGCGCTTCGTCTCGGCGGTGTGGTGGGACCTCGTGGTGACGGGGCGCACGGCGGCGGGGGCCACCTTCCCCGCCCGCCTCACTGACGTGGATGGGGTGCGGCTGGCGACGGGCAAGGACTTTGACCCCCTCACCGGGCGGCTGAAGGACAGCGCGGGGGTGCGCCCGCTGGACGAGGCGGCGGCGCGTGCCCTCGCGGACGGCCTGACCGGGCAGACGCTCACCGTCACCTCTGCTGAGGAAAAGCCCTTCACCCAGCGGCCCTACGCGCCCTTCATCACGTCTACGTTGCAGCAGGAGGGAAGCCGCAAGCTGGGTTTCGCGGCCACGCGGACGATGCGGGCGGCGCAGCGGCTGTACGAGGGCGGGTACATCACCTACATGCGGACCGACTCCACCAACCTCTCCGGTGAAGCCGTGAACGCGGCCCGCAGCCAGGTCAAGTCCATGTACGGGCAGGACTACCTCTCGCCCCAGCCGCGCGTGTACGCGAAAAAGGCCAAAAACGCGCAGGAGGCGCACGAGGCGATCCGTCCCGCCGGGTCCAGCTTCCGCACGCCCGACTCGCTGCGCGGGGAACTCTCGGGCGACGAGTGGCGCCTCTACGACCTGATCTGGAAGCGCACAGTGGCCTGCCAGATGGCCGACGCGCGGGGCCGCAGCCTGCGGGTGCGCCTGGCGGGGACGGCCACGACCGGGGAGGCGGCGGGCCTGAGCGCCTCGGGCCGCACCATCGACTTTCCCGGCTTCCTGCGGGCCTACGTGGAGGGCAGCGACGACCCCGCCGCCGCCCTGGAGGACCGCGAGACGCCCCTGCCCCCTCTCAAGGAAAGCGAGCGCGTGACTGCCGAATCGGTCAAGGCCGAGGACCACGAGACGCAGCCCCCCGCCCGCTACACCGAAGCCTCGCTGGTGCAGGCGCTGGAAGGCGCGGGTATCGGGCGGCCCTCCACCTACGCGAGCATCCTGGGCACCATTCAGGACCGTGGCTATGCGGTCAAGAAGGGGCAGGCGCTGGTGCCCACCTGGACGGCCTTTGCCACCTCCGCGCTGCTGGAGGGGCACTTCGGCAACCTGGTGGACTACGACTTCACCGCCCGGATGGAGGAGGCGCTCGACGACATCGCGGGCGGGCGAGCGCAGCGGGTGCCCTACCTGCGCCGCTTCTACCTCGGGGAAGGCGGGGAAGGGATGGCCCTGCGGCCCCTCATCGACTCCAAGATGGGCGAGATCGACGCGCGTGGCATCGCCACCATCCACGTGCCCCGACTGGCGGGCAGCGGCATCGAGGTCCGGGTGGGCCGCTACGGGGCATACATGCAGCGCGGCGAGGAGAAGGTCAACCTTCCCGACGACCTCCTGCCCGACGACCTGACGCTGGAAAAGGCGGAAGACCTGTTCAGCCGTCCCACCGGGGACCGCGTGCTGGGCGAGGACCCCGCGACCGGGCATCCGGTGGTGGCGCGGGCGGGGCGCTACGGCCCCTACGTGACGCTGGGCGACGAGACCCCGCCCATCCGCTCGGCCAGCCTCTTTCCCGGCGACGATCCCGCCACGGTCACGCTGGAGCGGGCGCTGCGGCTGCTGAGCCTTCCCCGGCTGGTGGGTGTGGCGGAAGGCGAGGAAATCTGGGCGCAGAACGGCAAGTTTGGCCCGTACCTCAAGCGCGGCAACGACTCGCGCAGCCTCGCCACCCACGAGCAACTTTTTACCGTGACGCTGCCGGAAGCGGAGGCCCTGTTCATGCAGCCGCGCTTCCGGGCACGGGGGGCTGCTGCCGCGCCACTGCGAACCTTTGAGTACGAGGGCCGCGCCCCCATCCTGCTGAAGTCGGGCCGGTTCGGGCCTTACCTCACCGACGGGGAGCGCAACGCCACCCTCCGCAAAGGCGAGGACGAGGCCAGCCTGACCGCCGAACGTGCCCTGGAGATTCTGGAGGAGCGCGGCAAGGAGCCCAAGAAAAAGCCGGGGACGCGGGCGGCGAAGACGGGCGCGAAGTCCGGGGCCAGGACGGGCACGGCGAAGAAGGCCGCTCCCCGCAAGGCAGCTTCGGGCACGGCGACCCGCAAGGCGACGGGGAAGACCTCAGCAAGCAAGACGGCCAGCAAGACCGCCGCGAGGAAGGCGCCCGCCAAAGCGGCTACCCCCAAGGCCCCCGCCCTCACCTGGGCCGATCTCAAGCCTCACCTCGGCGTCTTGGGTGACACCGAGCGGGCGCTCGTGACCGCCACCCGCGACCAGGGGCGCAAGGTGGAGGACGTGGCCCCGGAACTCGGCCTGGACGTGAAAAAGGCCAAGGGCATGGCCTTGCAAGCCAGCAAGAAGCTCAACCAGGCGGCGCGGGAAGGCTGA
- a CDS encoding YdcF family protein gives MRDRGSTASLLPLLVLLGLVLGFLLFPRMPTPASAPYPTVVVLGAAQYAGTPSPAFARRLDHALALYRAGGVRRVVVTGGRRPGDPHSEGEVGVRYLRAAGVPASALVAETASRTTVENLRGARALLPPATPLTLVTDPAHTPRALALAHALDLTANASPSPLSQPPAGRYLLRERLALVGYAVVGVSQNSK, from the coding sequence ATGCGTGACCGGGGGTCCACCGCTTCGTTGCTGCCGCTGCTGGTGCTGCTCGGCCTGGTTCTCGGATTCCTGCTCTTTCCCCGTATGCCGACTCCGGCGAGTGCGCCCTACCCCACCGTCGTGGTGCTGGGGGCCGCGCAGTACGCGGGCACGCCCAGCCCGGCCTTCGCCCGGCGGCTGGACCACGCCCTCGCGCTCTACCGGGCAGGCGGGGTGCGCCGGGTCGTGGTGACGGGCGGGCGGCGGCCCGGCGACCCCCACTCGGAGGGCGAGGTCGGGGTGCGGTATCTGCGGGCGGCGGGCGTTCCGGCCTCGGCCCTGGTCGCGGAAACAGCCAGCCGCACCACTGTGGAGAACCTGCGCGGCGCCCGTGCCCTGCTGCCCCCCGCCACGCCCCTGACCCTGGTGACGGACCCGGCCCACACGCCCCGCGCCCTGGCACTGGCGCACGCCCTGGACCTGACCGCCAACGCCAGCCCCAGCCCGCTCAGCCAACCTCCCGCCGGACGCTACCTGCTGCGGGAGCGGCTGGCCTTGGTGGGGTATGCGGTGGTGGGGGTGAGCCAGAACTCCAAGTAA
- the murJ gene encoding murein biosynthesis integral membrane protein MurJ encodes MTVPPAAPDPSPPPQGPASPAPAPAPRRSLRVNTLIVMAGTLGSRLSGIVRQQIINLFDATLTDAFTVAVRVPNLLRELLAEGALVNSFIPVYKTLDTADRKKLAQAFSGVLIAVNLLLMALGIFAAPWIVDLLTAANSNVDPALATYMTRLVMPFLMLISLSAVAMGLLNADEHFKESSFAPVAFNLASIVALLLLPDTATWLAFGWLIGGVAQLVVQLPALARFGVLPTPALRGHPALGRVLRQMAPFTLTAGARQVLNVYVTRLLTNSSQFPVGTQTGYANAEALFTMANGLFVVSPVLALFPRFSQHAADRDWAAFRALTVQGLRTTTFFAAPMSALLLALAPYAVSLFNLGRDFEVAKFQAGSGILTGWALALIPWAVVTVLLRTFYARERTREAVVVSAAGFVLEVGLYNLLVPRLGFLGFGVSTAISGVLMSGALILMYRRALGFPSREVAGHLLRVVPLAAAAGLAAWLVSLVMPEPGFIVPGVVGLALAGGVGLAVYLAGALALRLPEVAGVLRRLGR; translated from the coding sequence GTGACCGTTCCGCCCGCCGCCCCCGACCCCAGTCCGCCGCCCCAGGGTCCGGCCTCGCCCGCTCCGGCTCCGGCCCCCCGGCGCTCGCTGCGGGTGAACACCCTGATCGTGATGGCGGGGACGCTGGGGTCGCGGCTCTCGGGCATCGTGCGCCAGCAGATCATCAACCTGTTCGACGCGACCCTCACCGACGCCTTCACGGTCGCGGTGCGGGTGCCCAACCTCTTGCGCGAGCTGCTGGCGGAGGGGGCGCTCGTCAACTCCTTCATTCCTGTTTACAAGACGCTGGACACCGCTGACCGGAAGAAGCTGGCACAGGCCTTCAGCGGTGTGCTGATTGCCGTCAACCTGCTGCTGATGGCGCTGGGCATCTTCGCGGCCCCCTGGATCGTGGACCTGCTGACCGCCGCGAACTCCAACGTGGACCCGGCGCTGGCGACCTACATGACCCGGCTGGTGATGCCCTTCCTGATGCTGATCAGCCTCTCGGCGGTGGCGATGGGGCTGCTGAACGCCGACGAGCACTTCAAGGAGAGCAGTTTCGCGCCCGTGGCCTTTAACCTCGCGTCCATCGTGGCGCTGCTGCTGCTGCCCGACACGGCGACTTGGCTGGCCTTCGGGTGGCTGATCGGTGGGGTGGCGCAACTGGTGGTGCAGCTTCCGGCGCTGGCCCGGTTTGGGGTGCTGCCCACCCCCGCGCTGCGCGGGCACCCGGCGCTGGGGCGGGTGCTGCGGCAGATGGCCCCCTTCACGCTGACGGCGGGGGCGCGGCAGGTGCTGAACGTGTACGTGACCCGGCTGCTCACGAACAGCAGCCAGTTTCCGGTGGGTACCCAGACGGGCTACGCCAACGCGGAGGCCCTCTTCACGATGGCGAACGGCCTCTTTGTCGTGTCGCCCGTGCTGGCTCTCTTTCCGCGCTTCTCGCAGCACGCCGCCGACCGCGACTGGGCGGCGTTCCGGGCGCTGACCGTGCAGGGCCTGCGGACCACCACCTTCTTCGCCGCGCCCATGAGTGCGCTGCTGCTGGCACTCGCCCCCTACGCCGTGAGCCTGTTCAACCTGGGCCGCGACTTCGAGGTCGCCAAGTTCCAGGCGGGGTCGGGCATCCTGACGGGGTGGGCGCTGGCGTTGATTCCCTGGGCGGTCGTGACGGTGCTGCTGCGGACCTTCTACGCCCGCGAGCGCACCCGCGAGGCCGTGGTCGTCAGCGCCGCAGGCTTCGTGCTGGAGGTCGGGTTGTACAACCTGCTGGTGCCCCGGCTGGGCTTTCTGGGCTTTGGTGTCAGTACGGCGATCAGTGGCGTGCTGATGTCGGGGGCGCTGATTCTCATGTACCGCCGCGCCCTGGGCTTCCCCTCGCGGGAGGTCGCCGGGCACCTGCTGCGGGTGGTGCCGCTCGCCGCCGCCGCTGGGCTGGCCGCGTGGCTGGTGTCGCTCGTGATGCCCGAGCCTGGTTTCATCGTGCCCGGCGTGGTTGGGCTGGCGCTGGCGGGCGGCGTGGGGCTGGCCGTGTACCTTGCCGGGGCGCTGGCTCTGCGGTTGCCGGAGGTGGCGGGAGTACTGCGGCGACTAGGGCGGTAG
- a CDS encoding aminoglycoside phosphotransferase family protein: protein MTDAPVRLHADEIETSAGLVRRLLAAQFPEWADLPVRVFASAGSDHAIYRLGDDLAVRLPRRPSAAGQVEQERAWLPRLAPHLPLAVPVPLALGQPGEGYPLTWGVYRWLPGEPALRETLADPAQAARDLAGFIRALQGLDTAGAPVADPESGERGAPLLGRDSSTRENIARLPDDLDRAALTAAWEAALRAPVWEAAPVWIHTDLKDDNLLAEGGRLSAVIDFGGLRAGDPACELAVAWNGMDAGTRRVFREAVACDGATWDRGRGWALSIAAAEIPYYLHTNPAMVARSRFALSQVLLDSLTR from the coding sequence ATGACAGACGCTCCGGTCCGCCTCCACGCCGACGAGATTGAGACGAGCGCGGGGCTGGTGCGGCGCCTGCTCGCGGCCCAGTTCCCGGAGTGGGCCGACCTGCCCGTGCGCGTGTTCGCCTCGGCGGGCAGCGACCACGCGATCTACCGATTGGGCGACGACCTCGCCGTGCGGCTGCCCCGCCGTCCCAGCGCCGCCGGGCAGGTGGAGCAGGAACGGGCGTGGCTGCCCCGGCTCGCGCCGCACCTCCCGCTGGCGGTCCCCGTGCCGCTGGCCCTAGGGCAGCCGGGCGAGGGCTATCCCCTGACCTGGGGCGTGTACCGCTGGCTGCCGGGCGAACCGGCCCTGCGCGAGACTCTGGCCGACCCCGCGCAGGCGGCACGGGACCTGGCGGGCTTCATCCGGGCGCTGCAAGGGCTGGACACCGCAGGTGCACCCGTGGCGGACCCGGAGAGCGGAGAACGCGGCGCTCCCTTGCTGGGCCGCGATTCCTCCACCCGCGAGAACATCGCTCGCCTGCCCGACGACCTGGACCGGGCCGCCCTCACCGCCGCGTGGGAGGCGGCGTTGCGGGCACCCGTGTGGGAGGCCGCGCCCGTCTGGATTCACACTGACCTGAAGGACGACAACCTGCTGGCCGAGGGCGGGAGACTCAGCGCCGTGATCGACTTCGGGGGGCTGCGGGCAGGCGACCCCGCGTGCGAGCTGGCCGTGGCCTGGAACGGGATGGACGCCGGGACGCGGCGGGTCTTCCGCGAGGCCGTGGCCTGCGACGGGGCGACCTGGGACCGGGGGCGCGGCTGGGCGCTGTCCATCGCCGCTGCCGAGATTCCCTACTACCTGCACACCAATCCGGCGATGGTGGCGCGGTCGCGCTTTGCCCTGTCGCAGGTGCTCCTCGACTCCCTCACCCGGTAG
- the hflX gene encoding GTPase HflX, which produces MLGNTSGLRPAQLKSLGNLYRRRIEPGRVGSPELARNLAELSHDIRREISVLIDRRGRVLSVSVADAKGAELPDLRLGENRLAGFHLLHTHPRGGALSKGDLSTLFLKRLDAVSAIEVRNEGQPGLVHTAHLTPPGTVGEEEDWRILDPVPSFQIDEFDLGAQVSALEEEIARAARTREAKKDRERAILVQIDQGEFDAEERLDELSELARTAGAEVVHKELVYRRHLKAGTLVGAGKLEELTSKAYHLDADLLIFGQELGPAQAREIEAATGLKVLDRTQLILDIFALHAQGVESRLQVELAQLRYMKPRLLGAGAQLSRIGGSAGSAAGGAIGTRGPGETKLELDRRRINDRLAFLEKQLEGVAVRREERRKGRARNDVPVVSIVGYTNAGKSTLLNAFTHAAEEPRRVLAENKLFATLRPTSRQGFIEGIGPVVFTDTVGFIRDLPKDLARAFRATLEEIGDADVLLHVVDVAAPGADTRLDAVNRILEDLGFREMPTVVALNKAEAADPDTLEREVERTGGIPVSALKSLGLTDLKDALADAVAGVQRQELALREEARERAAEYR; this is translated from the coding sequence GTGCTTGGCAACACCTCGGGCCTGCGCCCGGCCCAACTGAAGTCTCTTGGCAACCTCTACCGCCGCCGCATCGAGCCGGGGCGGGTCGGCTCCCCCGAACTCGCCCGCAACCTCGCGGAACTCTCGCACGACATCCGCCGTGAGATCAGCGTGCTGATCGACCGTCGGGGCCGGGTGCTCTCCGTCAGCGTGGCCGACGCGAAGGGCGCTGAACTGCCCGACCTGCGCCTGGGCGAGAACCGACTGGCGGGCTTCCACCTGCTGCACACCCACCCGCGCGGCGGAGCGCTGAGCAAGGGTGACCTCTCCACGCTGTTCCTCAAGCGGCTGGACGCCGTGAGCGCTATTGAGGTGCGGAACGAGGGGCAGCCCGGCCTAGTCCACACGGCGCACCTCACCCCGCCCGGCACGGTGGGCGAGGAAGAAGACTGGCGCATCCTTGACCCGGTGCCCAGCTTTCAGATCGACGAGTTTGACCTGGGGGCGCAGGTGTCGGCGTTGGAGGAGGAAATCGCCCGCGCCGCCCGCACCCGCGAGGCGAAAAAGGACCGCGAGCGGGCCATCCTCGTGCAGATTGACCAGGGCGAATTCGACGCCGAGGAACGGCTGGACGAACTCTCGGAGCTGGCCCGCACCGCCGGGGCCGAAGTCGTCCACAAGGAACTCGTCTACCGCCGTCACCTCAAGGCCGGGACGCTGGTGGGGGCGGGCAAACTGGAGGAGCTGACCAGCAAGGCCTACCACCTCGACGCCGACCTCCTGATCTTCGGGCAGGAACTCGGCCCGGCGCAGGCCCGCGAGATCGAGGCGGCGACCGGCCTGAAGGTGCTGGACCGTACGCAACTCATTCTGGACATCTTCGCCCTGCACGCGCAGGGAGTCGAGTCGCGGCTGCAAGTCGAGCTGGCGCAACTGCGGTACATGAAGCCCCGGCTGCTCGGCGCGGGCGCTCAGCTCTCGCGCATCGGCGGGTCAGCGGGCAGCGCGGCGGGCGGGGCCATCGGCACACGCGGTCCCGGTGAAACGAAGCTGGAGCTGGACCGCCGCCGCATCAACGACCGCCTCGCCTTCCTGGAGAAGCAGCTAGAGGGCGTGGCCGTCCGGCGTGAGGAGCGGCGCAAGGGGCGTGCCCGCAACGACGTGCCGGTCGTGTCCATCGTGGGGTACACCAACGCGGGCAAGTCCACCCTGCTCAACGCCTTTACCCACGCGGCCGAGGAGCCGCGCCGGGTGCTGGCCGAGAATAAGCTGTTCGCCACCCTGCGCCCGACGAGCCGCCAGGGCTTTATCGAGGGCATCGGCCCGGTGGTCTTCACCGACACAGTGGGCTTTATCCGCGACCTGCCCAAGGACCTCGCCCGCGCCTTCCGCGCCACGCTGGAGGAGATCGGGGACGCCGACGTGCTGCTGCATGTGGTAGACGTGGCAGCACCGGGGGCCGACACCCGCCTGGACGCCGTGAACCGCATTCTGGAGGACCTCGGCTTCCGCGAGATGCCCACCGTCGTGGCGCTCAACAAGGCCGAGGCCGCCGACCCGGACACGCTGGAGCGCGAGGTGGAGCGCACGGGCGGCATTCCGGTCAGTGCCCTGAAGTCCCTGGGCCTGACCGACCTCAAGGACGCCCTCGCGGACGCGGTGGCCGGGGTGCAGCGCCAGGAACTCGCCCTGCGGGAGGAAGCGCGGGAGCGGGCGGCCGAGTACCGGTAG